A genomic window from uncultured Fibrobacter sp. includes:
- a CDS encoding Rpn family recombination-promoting nuclease/putative transposase: MAKRKPLKDCIVKPGERSPFANLLVDLAFKKAFDPDKPSSRENLVNLLNDLLEPQLKRPIKNVWTRNVAKNLSGSRESRTAIFDLHCEDDAGNLIEIEVQIRKLRNFRKRLAFYASELVANQAEPGQEWKFDVKPTYVIAFAQHNVFDDDRIVHRATTTDLETGEQFVDTYNYTVVELPKVPFFIDKKSDDLSKWLFFFRFLSRLKELPAEFSEHKFERLTESSKVSNFSKEEFEAYQKMYHKEWDHNAMVDGVFEEFAKEIDAKVEERVSERISKEISESKREMAKAMLADNVPVEKIAAYSGLSKEEIAQL, from the coding sequence ATGGCCAAGCGCAAGCCGCTCAAGGATTGTATCGTGAAGCCGGGCGAGAGGAGCCCGTTTGCAAACTTGCTGGTGGATCTGGCCTTCAAGAAGGCCTTTGACCCGGATAAACCTTCAAGCCGTGAAAACCTTGTGAACCTGCTGAACGACCTGCTGGAACCTCAGCTCAAGCGGCCCATCAAGAACGTGTGGACTCGCAACGTGGCGAAAAACCTGAGTGGCAGCAGGGAATCCCGCACGGCGATTTTTGATTTGCACTGCGAAGACGATGCCGGAAATTTGATCGAGATTGAAGTGCAGATTCGCAAGTTGAGAAATTTTCGCAAGCGCCTCGCTTTCTATGCGAGCGAATTGGTGGCAAACCAGGCGGAGCCCGGCCAAGAGTGGAAATTTGACGTAAAGCCGACCTACGTCATCGCGTTTGCACAGCATAACGTATTCGATGATGACCGGATTGTTCATCGTGCAACAACTACAGATTTGGAAACGGGAGAGCAGTTTGTCGATACCTACAATTATACGGTTGTCGAACTTCCGAAAGTTCCGTTCTTCATTGATAAGAAATCCGACGATTTGAGCAAATGGCTCTTTTTCTTCCGTTTCTTGAGTCGGCTCAAGGAACTTCCTGCCGAATTTTCCGAGCATAAGTTCGAACGCTTGACGGAAAGCTCAAAAGTATCTAATTTCAGTAAGGAAGAATTCGAGGCATATCAAAAAATGTACCACAAGGAATGGGACCATAACGCCATGGTCGACGGCGTCTTTGAGGAATTCGCGAAAGAAATAGACGCGAAGGTCGAGGAACGTGTGTCTGAACGCATTTCCAAGGAAATCAGCGAAAGTAAACGCGAAATGGCGAAGGCTATGCTCGCCGATAATGTCCCTGTTGAGAAGATTGCCGCTTATTCCGGCCTTTCCAAGGAAGAAATCGCTCAGCTCTAG
- a CDS encoding NAD-dependent deacylase, translated as MRKRLVVLTGAGISAESGLRTFRGNDGMWEHENIEDVCTPDALRRDPKRVKDFYNFLRKGLPEHQPNAAHIALAKLEERLGDKFLLITQNVDDLHERGGSKNVLHMHGDLMKLRCTHAGHEFEFRGEETMDTRCPICGSPVRPDIVFFGEVPLYMEEIQDALRNCDEFAYIGTSSVVYPAAGFKSFAKSCGAKVTCLNLEVPENDPYTDVVIQGKATEVVPKWAEEFE; from the coding sequence ATGAGAAAAAGACTGGTCGTACTTACCGGTGCCGGAATCAGCGCCGAATCTGGACTCCGCACATTCCGCGGCAACGACGGCATGTGGGAACACGAAAACATCGAGGACGTCTGCACACCCGATGCACTCCGTCGTGATCCCAAACGAGTCAAGGATTTCTATAACTTCTTGCGCAAGGGCCTGCCCGAGCACCAGCCGAACGCAGCGCACATCGCGCTCGCCAAACTGGAAGAACGCCTGGGCGACAAGTTCCTGCTGATTACCCAGAACGTCGACGACCTCCACGAACGCGGCGGCAGCAAGAACGTATTGCACATGCACGGCGACCTGATGAAACTCCGCTGCACACATGCGGGCCACGAATTCGAATTCCGGGGCGAAGAAACCATGGATACGCGCTGCCCCATTTGCGGGAGCCCTGTGCGTCCCGACATCGTCTTTTTCGGGGAAGTCCCGCTCTACATGGAAGAAATCCAGGATGCCTTGCGGAACTGCGACGAGTTCGCCTACATCGGGACAAGCAGCGTCGTCTACCCAGCGGCAGGCTTCAAGAGCTTCGCCAAGAGCTGCGGCGCAAAAGTCACGTGCCTGAACCTTGAAGTTCCAGAAAACGACCCCTACACCGATGTCGTGATTCAAGGGAAAGCAACAGAAGTCGTCCCCAAATGGGCAGAAGAGTTTGAGTAG